In one Desulfoferula mesophila genomic region, the following are encoded:
- a CDS encoding tetratricopeptide repeat protein → MRSPTRSFLLVLLLLAAWFSLASAPASAQETGPRLLSVELSIGGLAVTVRAGGVATVHPDAPFRVLGAKSDAWLDYGLSFRLADFPELNLNHYHTLTNVLGPRLYTTDSLELEVLKSGRKIGSVSLLVRLLPIDWLRRAAQTQDLGKKIAYTEKALALSPDDDLMIERLADLYAENGQYGLAAELLSSHGRSQKDPRWMERLADLYLAAGQREEAVAALSKLAALRPGDAQLLGRLALLYEQLERWEEAAVLLERLSSLQNAAERAQTLARLAKAQESAGQADRALASLERAVVLDPARPALWQQLARLRGGAGDQAGALRALERAAALSPRDANLHLRLSQVYLAEGKPAKAAVEMEKVAALDPLSPTPLLNLAQLYEQIGDRPALAGVYQRLRKLQPDDPDLAYNLAVLAMEEGKPEEALELLATVEKARPDDADVREVKLRLLLSLQRWDQAMELAGRLLEQKPHDLDLWIAVLDQTAESKPDLAATLLNKVLAQNPDSVRLYTLKAALALDAKDPQAAVKALDQAVKLEPKDLKLKFQLAGLLEAEDRDAEALELYEAILDADPAFPQAEERYLSARTRQLRRTNPAPAKP, encoded by the coding sequence ATGCGCTCTCCGACCCGCTCATTCCTGTTGGTTCTGCTGCTTTTGGCGGCCTGGTTCAGCCTGGCCTCCGCCCCTGCGTCCGCCCAGGAGACCGGCCCCCGGCTGTTGTCGGTGGAACTTTCCATCGGCGGCCTGGCGGTCACGGTGCGGGCGGGCGGCGTGGCCACGGTGCACCCGGACGCCCCCTTCCGGGTGCTGGGGGCCAAAAGCGACGCCTGGCTGGATTATGGCCTCAGTTTTCGCCTGGCCGATTTTCCCGAACTCAACCTCAACCACTACCACACCCTGACCAACGTCCTGGGCCCCCGGCTCTACACCACCGACAGCCTGGAGTTGGAGGTGCTCAAAAGCGGGCGCAAGATCGGCTCAGTCAGCCTATTGGTGCGTCTTCTGCCCATCGACTGGCTGCGCCGCGCCGCCCAGACCCAGGATCTAGGCAAAAAAATCGCCTACACCGAAAAGGCCCTGGCCCTCAGCCCCGACGACGACCTGATGATAGAGCGCTTGGCCGACCTTTACGCCGAAAACGGCCAATATGGCTTGGCGGCGGAGCTGCTGTCCAGCCACGGCCGCAGTCAGAAGGACCCCCGCTGGATGGAGCGTCTGGCCGATTTATATCTGGCCGCCGGGCAGAGGGAAGAGGCCGTGGCCGCCCTGAGCAAGCTGGCCGCCCTGCGCCCCGGCGACGCCCAACTCCTGGGACGCCTGGCCCTACTCTACGAGCAGCTTGAGCGTTGGGAAGAGGCGGCCGTGCTTTTGGAGAGGCTCTCCAGCCTGCAAAACGCGGCGGAGCGGGCCCAGACCCTGGCCCGCCTGGCCAAGGCCCAGGAAAGCGCCGGGCAGGCTGATCGAGCCCTGGCCAGTCTGGAACGTGCCGTGGTCCTGGACCCCGCGCGACCGGCCCTCTGGCAGCAATTGGCCCGCCTGCGCGGCGGCGCCGGGGACCAGGCCGGCGCCTTGCGGGCCCTGGAGCGGGCCGCCGCCCTTTCGCCCCGTGATGCCAACCTGCACTTGCGCCTTAGCCAGGTCTACCTGGCCGAGGGCAAGCCGGCCAAGGCCGCGGTGGAAATGGAAAAGGTGGCCGCCCTGGACCCCCTGAGCCCCACCCCGCTTTTGAACCTGGCCCAGCTCTACGAACAGATCGGCGACCGCCCAGCCCTGGCCGGGGTCTACCAGCGCCTGCGAAAGCTGCAACCCGACGACCCGGACCTGGCCTATAACCTGGCGGTGTTGGCCATGGAGGAGGGCAAGCCAGAGGAGGCCCTGGAGTTACTGGCCACGGTGGAAAAGGCCCGCCCCGATGACGCGGACGTGCGGGAGGTGAAGCTGAGGCTGCTCTTGTCGTTGCAACGCTGGGACCAGGCCATGGAACTAGCGGGCCGGCTCTTGGAGCAAAAGCCTCACGATCTCGACCTGTGGATCGCGGTATTGGATCAGACGGCCGAGAGCAAGCCCGACCTGGCCGCCACCCTGCTCAATAAGGTCCTGGCCCAAAACCCGGACAGCGTGAGGCTATATACGCTGAAAGCCGCCCTGGCCCTGGATGCCAAGGATCCCCAAGCGGCCGTCAAGGCCCTGGACCAGGCGGTAAAGCTGGAGCCCAAGGACCTCAAGCTCAAGTTTCAGCTGGCCGGGCTCCTGGAGGCCGAGGACCGCGACGCCGAGGCCCTGGAGCTTTACGAGGCCATCCTGGACGCCGACCCCGCCTTTCCCCAGGCCGAGGAGCGCTACCTGAGCGCGCGCACCCGCCAACTGCGCCGTACCAACCCGGCCCCGGCCAAGCCATGA
- a CDS encoding pyridoxal phosphate-dependent aminotransferase has translation MPVAHKIAEFIERSSWIRAMFEAGAKLKAEKGAENVFDFSLGNPNIEPPEKFFEVVARLAADRTPGRHAYMPNAGYPQVRAKVADYLSREHGPGFSENEIIMTVGAAGALNIVLKAIVDPGAEVVVPTPYFVEYDFYLDNHGGSVKRVPTTDTFELDIAAMAYAISEKTCAVLINNPNNPTGAVYTQESVDALAAMLTEKSKQLGKAIYLISDEPYRQIVFDGLHVPSIFAAYPNSIVVTSFSKNLSLPGQRIGYAAVHPQIADKGMLIGGMTLANRILGYVNAPGIMQLAVAELLDDAAEVAEYARKRELILGVLDEAGYEYVRPGGAFYVFPKAPIPDDVAFCKLAIEQNLLLVPGSGFMGPGYCRIAYCCDDATIINSLEAFKKAKAAAK, from the coding sequence ATGCCGGTAGCTCACAAAATAGCTGAATTCATAGAACGCTCCAGTTGGATACGAGCCATGTTCGAGGCCGGGGCCAAGCTGAAGGCCGAAAAGGGCGCTGAAAACGTCTTCGACTTTTCCTTGGGCAACCCCAACATCGAGCCGCCGGAGAAGTTCTTTGAGGTGGTGGCCCGCCTGGCCGCCGACCGCACTCCGGGGCGGCACGCCTACATGCCCAACGCGGGCTACCCCCAGGTGCGGGCCAAGGTGGCCGACTACCTGAGCCGGGAGCACGGCCCCGGCTTCAGCGAGAACGAGATCATCATGACCGTGGGCGCGGCCGGCGCCCTCAACATCGTGCTCAAGGCCATCGTGGACCCCGGAGCCGAGGTGGTGGTGCCCACCCCCTACTTCGTGGAGTACGACTTCTACCTGGACAACCACGGCGGCAGCGTCAAGCGGGTGCCCACCACAGACACCTTTGAGTTGGACATCGCGGCCATGGCCTACGCCATCAGCGAAAAGACCTGCGCCGTGTTGATCAACAACCCCAACAACCCCACCGGCGCGGTCTACACCCAGGAATCGGTGGACGCCCTGGCGGCCATGCTCACCGAGAAGAGCAAGCAACTGGGCAAGGCCATCTACCTGATCAGCGACGAACCCTACCGCCAGATCGTTTTCGATGGCCTGCACGTGCCGTCGATATTCGCGGCTTATCCCAACAGCATCGTGGTCACCTCCTTCAGCAAGAACCTGTCCCTGCCGGGCCAGCGCATCGGCTACGCGGCGGTGCACCCCCAGATAGCCGACAAGGGCATGCTGATCGGCGGCATGACCCTGGCCAACCGCATCCTGGGCTACGTCAACGCGCCGGGCATCATGCAGCTGGCCGTGGCCGAGCTGTTGGACGACGCGGCCGAGGTGGCCGAGTACGCCCGCAAGCGGGAGTTGATCCTGGGAGTGCTGGACGAGGCGGGCTACGAATACGTGCGCCCCGGCGGCGCCTTCTACGTCTTCCCCAAGGCCCCCATTCCCGACGACGTGGCTTTCTGCAAGCTGGCCATCGAGCAGAACCTCTTGCTGGTGCCCGGCTCTGGCTTCATGGGCCCCGGCTACTGCCGCATCGCCTATTGCTGCGACGACGCCACCATCATCAACTCGCTGGAAGCCTTCAAGAAGGCCAAGGCCGCGGCCAAGTAG
- a CDS encoding MiaB/RimO family radical SAM methylthiotransferase encodes MKRYTVASLGCKVNQAEAAHLAGQMRERGWLAAGDGQAVDLALLFTCSVTGVAARQSRQMARRLRRAHPGARVVVTGCDVQAEPQAYSQAGCEVLGRAALAQGAEALSGSSLDQATALPAPDAGGFCPGAQAPGPERTRGLLKVQDGCNAHCAYCIVPSTRGRSRSLPLDQAAGAFAELGRSGTAEVVLTGIHLGRWGWDFTPRQELAELLRALLAAHPAPRLRLSSLESEELTPEIIELAAAEPRLVPHFHLPLQTGSARLLKQMGRPYGPEDYARTVRVAAAALPGLCLGADVLVGLPGESDQDFEQTRGLLAGLPISYLHVFPYSSRPGTRAADMADHPAPEVSKERAAVLRELGLAKKRAYYQAQVGSSQEVIVEGSGLGRGANYCLVRLAKETPAGNRLRVNITGCEELDGQPLLVGAF; translated from the coding sequence GTGAAGCGCTACACGGTGGCCAGCCTGGGCTGCAAGGTAAACCAGGCCGAGGCCGCCCACCTGGCCGGGCAAATGCGCGAGCGAGGTTGGCTGGCGGCCGGAGATGGCCAAGCGGTGGATCTGGCCCTGCTGTTCACCTGCTCGGTCACCGGAGTGGCCGCCCGCCAATCGCGCCAGATGGCCCGGCGGCTGCGCCGGGCCCATCCGGGCGCTCGGGTGGTGGTCACCGGCTGCGACGTGCAGGCCGAGCCCCAGGCCTACAGCCAGGCGGGGTGCGAGGTGTTGGGGCGGGCCGCCCTGGCCCAGGGGGCGGAGGCCTTGTCTGGCTCTTCTCTGGATCAGGCAACCGCCCTCCCCGCCCCGGACGCCGGCGGCTTTTGCCCCGGGGCGCAGGCCCCCGGCCCGGAGCGCACCCGGGGCCTGTTGAAGGTGCAGGACGGCTGCAACGCCCACTGCGCCTATTGCATCGTGCCCAGCACCCGGGGCCGCTCGCGCAGCCTGCCCCTGGACCAGGCCGCCGGGGCCTTTGCCGAGTTGGGCCGCAGCGGGACGGCCGAGGTGGTGCTCACCGGCATCCACCTGGGGCGCTGGGGCTGGGACTTCACCCCCCGCCAGGAGCTGGCCGAGCTGCTCAGGGCCCTCTTGGCCGCCCACCCGGCCCCGCGCCTGCGCCTGTCGTCGTTGGAGTCCGAGGAGCTGACCCCGGAGATCATCGAGCTGGCCGCGGCCGAACCCCGGCTGGTTCCCCACTTCCATTTGCCCTTGCAGACCGGCAGCGCCCGCCTGCTCAAGCAGATGGGCCGCCCCTACGGCCCCGAGGATTACGCCCGCACGGTGCGCGTGGCGGCGGCGGCCCTGCCCGGTCTGTGCCTGGGGGCAGACGTGTTGGTGGGCCTGCCCGGTGAGAGCGACCAGGACTTTGAGCAAACCCGCGGCCTGCTGGCCGGCCTGCCCATCAGCTATCTGCACGTGTTCCCCTATTCCTCCCGCCCCGGCACCAGGGCGGCGGACATGGCCGACCACCCCGCCCCCGAGGTGAGCAAAGAGCGCGCCGCAGTCTTGCGCGAACTAGGCCTGGCCAAGAAGCGGGCCTATTACCAGGCCCAGGTGGGAAGCTCCCAGGAAGTGATCGTGGAAGGCTCCGGCCTGGGGCGCGGGGCCAATTATTGCCTGGTGCGCCTGGCCAAAGAGACGCCGGCTGGAAACAGGCTGCGCGTAAACATCACGGGTTGCGAGGAGCTGGACGGCCAACCTTTGCTGGTCGGTGCCTTTTGA